ACAACTCCATAAATTACTCCCGGCAGGATTGTTCAGACAAAAACAGATAAAGGGACATCCCCAGCAGCCCGGTGGCACGCAACAACGCGGCGGCAAGTGTCGACCACATTCCTGCGGTGCTGCCAAAACAGCCACAATCAATACTCAAGCCACGAATCATCGCGGAGAGCAGAGCCACAGCAAACATACTGTTGAGGACAATACTCAGCAGGGACGCTGCCCGCCACCAGCGTGGCAGCAACAAGGCGATGGCCACAACAATTTCCAGCGTCGGCAAAATACTGGCCAGCAACAGGTTACCCCAGTCGGGTAACAGTTGATAACGGCCAATCGCTTCAGCAAAGGCAGGAGCATCAACCAGCTTGTGACTGCCGGCATAAAAAAAGACCCCGGCAACGATCAGACGGACAAACAGGACAACGGGTTGCTTCATGGCATCCCCCGTTCTACAGCAAAACCACGTTG
The window above is part of the Desulfuromonas acetoxidans DSM 684 genome. Proteins encoded here:
- a CDS encoding MauE/DoxX family redox-associated membrane protein, coding for MKQPVVLFVRLIVAGVFFYAGSHKLVDAPAFAEAIGRYQLLPDWGNLLLASILPTLEIVVAIALLLPRWWRAASLLSIVLNSMFAVALLSAMIRGLSIDCGCFGSTAGMWSTLAAALLRATGLLGMSLYLFLSEQSCRE